TCCCACCAGGTTGGCCGGGGAGGCGGCTCCCTCTGACTGCTGGATGAGGAGGAGTCACTTACAGCAGGGGACATAGCAATCACACTCGCAGAAGTCACAGCGCACGAACCAGCGGGTCCAGCTCCACTGCTTAGTGACGCAGTTGGAGATCTTGATGCAGCCGTGGTTGAGGAAGGCCCTGAGGTGAGCCTTGTCCGTGCAGGTGGAGGAGCAGCTGCCGTCGATGTCCCGCTCATTAATCTCAATCCGGCCCTGGAGGCATATCCCTGATGGGGACAGACAGCAGCAGTTACCCCGGGGCTGCAGGTTGGCCCTGAGAATAGAGCCTGGGAGTTATTAGCATGCAGCTGGGCATGGTTATCAGAGCAGTGGGGGTGATGAGGCATCAGGCTGCCAATGACAGCAGCACCCCGGGTTCCAATAACCTGCCCTGCAGCCTTTTAGCTCACAGGTCCCCAAGCCGGGCAGACCCAGCACATTCTCCAGAGCTTATAACACCCCCAAGGGAGCACAGTAAAAGTTGATGGTGCAGCCCCAGGCTGACATAGGAGAGCAACACTCCACTGTCCCCCTGCTCCTGACTGcagaggggtaggggagcagaCGTATTTCCTCCattagccccctccctgccacacatCAGGGATGTCTGAACAGAGCTCACCCAGTGCAGCCAGATCTGTGGACTACACCGACTCCCATGTGGAGAACTGGCAAATAAGGGGCACTCCAGCCACcactgggatgcagccacctctggggtggaacattaGCTCCTCCCAATCCTACCTGCTTTACTGCCCATCAGTGCTGCATGGCACAGTACTCACGGAGGCAGGTAGGTTTAGGTGTCCAGTGACCATCAGACTGGCAAGCTCTGGCTGGGTTCCCCACCAGCAGGAAGCCGGGCCGGCAGCCGTAGCGCACCACAGAGCCCACCCACCAGTCGTTGCCATAGACCATGGAATTGAAGTCCGCCTCTGGCCGCCCACAGTTCACTGAGAAGAGAAAGGTCCCGGGGGACAGTGCAGGTTGGAAGTGTGAAGGTATTGCCACCACCCCAGAGACAAAAGGGGAGCAGCATGTCATAGGTACATGCTTGGCATCATTGGGTGCCAAGGGCTGCTGGCATAATTCAACAGCCTCAGAAGGATGCCAAGGGAACAAACCAGATCCCAGGGGCGGGGGGAAGCACGCTGGATCCCGAAGAGATGGCAACAGCATACATTATGGATGACAAGGGTAAATCGCTCCTGGGATCCGTGATGGCCAGGGTATCTGCCACAGCCTGGATGACTGCTACCAATGCTGGTAAACTGCTCTGGGTATGTGACATGCAACCTAAATGGATGCTAGGATGCCAGGGGCTGTAGGTAGATGCTCCAGATCCCAGAGAGGCTCCATTGGTCCATCTCCTGGATGCCAGGAGGCCGAGGATACTGAAATGTTGCAACAAATCTGTGtcctggggcaggctggggggctgatGCATTAACCTTGTCAACACCTCATGACGCCAACAGCTGCTGTAATTCCTTGTCAAGGGGCCCCTCAGGAAATGCCCCATACTTCTCGCTCCCCAGATGCCCCCAAAATCCTCCAGGCCAAAGACAGCTTTTGATGGAGAGAAGAAGGGCTTTTGGGGTCATATATAAAGAGAGATGTATGTATATGTTGTATGTATATAAAAACTACAAacacaaaaatatatatacacacatacaacaAACAGGTTTGAACTGAACCAAAaccattgtatttttttaaaatatctcatcaaataataaaacaattcatttaaaatcaaccaaaatgttttgggttAACTTGACATGCAATTTTTTCATTTCAATTCACTATTTGACATTTCTATCCACCTCccctttacaattttttttaaattggcgaAATATGAGAACAACATGCCAcgttgaaacaaaaacaaaacaaacaaacaaagcatttCAACTTCAAACAAATCTAGATTTTTCCCCGTGGAAGCTATTCATTGAATTCAACTGAAATTTGCAGATTGTTccagagacacacacaaaaaaatcatgttttcagCCAAATTTCTATTTGTCAAACCAAATGCACCAGCGGCTGTTCCTGGAGACAGCCTCCCACACATGAAAATCCCCTGCCTCAGGGGAACTTGGGACAGTGGCTGCTGTAGTTGAAGGTCTCTGTCTGCCCTCCTCGCTCACAGCCAGCCACCCacccatccacacccccatcaATTCAGGCATGTTTGAGTCTGCACAGTCCCTCTCCCACCAAGCTCAGCCTCTCCTTTGCTCTCCCCCGGCACTCCTATACCTCGACAGAAGGATTTgtatcccagccagcagcagctgccattccCACACTGGCTCCTCTTCAGCTCCTTGTgtttccctctgcagccccccaTGCAGATGGGGGCCGTGCCAGACCAGTATGTGTCCAAGCTTCCTGGAGGGACAGATCAAGGCAGAACAGGGAGAGATGGGCTTGGGCCTCTCTCTTCTCCCAGATTCTGGGGCACCTCCACAAttctgccccccccacacccattcTCTTTCCCAGCTGGGCCAGGCTCTCCCAAGGCTCAGCAGCAGCACTGAGCCTgccagggtgtgtctacactgcagctggtgcAAGCCTCCCAGCCGGGTAGATGGACTCATGTCAGCCAGGTTCGAGTGAGCGTGCTAAGAATACCAGTGTGACTTGGCTAGGCTCCAGTGCccgagctccagccagagccgtGACTTCCACCAGCCCCAGGGAAGTCGGTTGGGAGATCAAGCAGGACCCTGCTAGCTGTCACTGCAGCAGGGTCAGCCCCAGGCCTTTGTAAGGGCCTCAAGTAGCGTTCTGCATTCCTGTGGCCCTTCACAGCCTCACAGACCTTTACAGATGCTAAGGGGCCTCCTGAGGAGCACAGGGCAACTAAAAGGATTAGGGGTTTAGAACAggtccatatgagaagagattaaagaggctaggatttttcaccttggaaaagaggagactaaggggggggatatgatagaggtatataaaatcatgcatctgaggaagtgggtattcacccacgaaagctcatgccccaaaacgtctgttagtctataaggtgccacaggattctttgctgcttttacagatccagactaacacagctaccctctgatacataaaatcatgagtgacgtggagaaaatgaataaggaaaagatatttacttgttcccataatataagaactaggggccactaaatgaaattaatgggcagcaggtttacaacaaataaaaggaagttcttcttcacaaaacacacagtcaacctgtgtaaccccttgtctgaggaggttgtgaaggctggactataacagggtttaaaagagaactggataaattcatggaggttaagtccataaatggctattaactaggaagggtaaagaatggtgtccctggcatctgtcagagggtggagatggatggcaggagagagatcacttgatcgttacctgttaggttcactccctctgtggcacctggcattggccactgtcagtagactgatactgggctggatggacctttggtctgacccaatatggtcgttcttatgttcttaagcaggTATTGGAGGCAGTGAAGAGACAGACGCACAGACAAAGggaatgatttgcccaaggtacAAGgagtcattggcagagctggggatagaacccaggagccctggctcccatggCATTTATGGCACATCTGATTGACAGGCCTGAGATCTGACGCCCCTCTCTTTATCctctgcagaggtgcagcccagacagcagcagcagctcaaacTGATCCTGCCAACAGGTCTCAACCCTGCCATGGCGTTCCCAATGGCTTTTCTCTGACGCTGCCAACAAGGGACTCTCACTGCAGGTGACACCTGCATTTCCTGGATGCAGGAGGGACCCAAAGTGGGACTGGCAAAGTTGCACCCTGAGAATGCTGCAAGGGTCTGGAAGCAGTGAAGGGTGGGAGTTATCAGGGCCCTGACGAGACTGCCAacatcagcaggtccagatcagCACCAGAACCTCCCACCCAGCTCAGAGCATGCCAGGGAAGACAAGATGGACCAACTCCTGCCCTCTCCATTGATGGGGAAGCGAAACAGATAAGACCACAGAGCTCCTCTGCCTCCGAGAGGCAGGGATCACTCAAGGCTTCCAGCCTTGCCAGACAAAACCTATGCTGAGTCTGGGACTGACAAGGCAACATGTCAGGACAGGAATGGAGGATCTTTCCCAGCTCTGAGCAAAGACTGGGGTGGGTCCGGTTACAGTGTGATGCCACCATCAGCTCTGTGGCATGGGAGAAGGGGTGACCTCCCACAGTGCCCTGCTGCATGGGCTGTGACTCAAAGGGTGGGATCTGCTTAGAGCATTGCCAGCCTATGGCCCTGCAGCAAAAGGAGGATGTCTGAGAAAGCACAAGCAGCTACCACCCCCTTTCCTTGGTGGATCCCATCAGGACTAGCTCAGTCTCTGGGCCGGCGACTCCGCTCAGattgcagagctgctgccctACGACCATAGCAAAGCAGCTCTTCCCCGCAGGGACATCGACCAGGACTGGCTGGATCCCAACACAGCTAGCTCCTTCCCTAGTGGCTCTCGGGCAGCATACTGTGTGTAGCAAACGCCTCCTGCTCCGTTACttaccttcctcctcctcaccagaGCCAAACCCAGCCAGCGTGACTAAGACGAGGAATCCCAGCTCCATGGTGCTCATCGCaggcccagtccagtgccctctcCACACGCTGCCCTGCCTTCCTTCGTTCTTCTAAGGTTCCAGTCCTTCGCCCACTGACCTCGGACTCCAGCTTTTAAAAGACCCCAAGTATTTGCTTTTCCATCTCCcccttgccaggggatgctggctGGGCTGACCTAGCTGCCAGCAGGGTCTGGTTCCGTTCCAATCCAGCCTTCCCATGGAGGAGGGGAACTTCGCTTTTATCTGCTCAGGACAGAGGCACCTTACAGGTCCGGTAGCAAGGGGAGGGcttggcgggggagagggggtggactGGAGGAAGAGGCTTCCTTTAATCCCCATTCTCTCTTCCCTGCAGATAATCCTCTGGCAAAACGATTACCTTTTTACAGCTTCTGCTGTGGCTGCAGCAATTAAAGACCCCAGAGGCCACAATCCCACAGAGGAGCACCAGTAAAGTTTCCAACTGAGCCCTACAATATTTCCTGACCTTACGTTCTATTGGTCTATGCCAGGGACAGGTGAGGCACTGCCCATATATCCACCTGTGGAGACCCAGGTTCCTTGACCTGTGTAGTGCCATGGAATGGAGCTGGAGATATACCAGTTCACTGCAGCTTTTGGCACAGATTTGGTTCTACAAGGTGCTGGCTAGGCTCTGTTGCCTGGAATGCTCTTGCTGCGAAGGCATCCTTGGTACAGCTGATCAGAACCAGGTTACGCCAAGCATGAGACACAAAATGGGACACATCTAGCTGAAAGCCTTTGACCTCTGGGGCATGCACAGATGCCTCCCTGTccagtcccctctcagcctgGATGTGAGAGTTGAACCTCTGTGGAGGCGCTGTTCTGCTCTCAACAGCCACGAGTGAGCACTCAAGGAAATTAAGAGCCAGCTCCGCAACCTGGAAATCCTCGGGCCATCCAAGCCACATTTACAGCATGGGCAGGGTAGGCTTCCCCCATGCCTCCTGGCAGCATGCTTCACCCCAGCCTTGCAACTCCACCTCTGTAGGACAGTGTCCAGGGCCCATTCACACCTTTGTCCCCTCTGCAGAGGCTACATGCTAGTTGTGAAGGTGGGTGCACACACACAGTGCGGATCTCTGTCAGTAGGGAACCAGACTGAGAAACCCATTTGACACAGGCCTCCAAACCACTGAAGGATTTTGATCATGACAGTATGAACTATTTCCACAGGGGCTGTCTTCCCTGCCCACCTCCACCTGGGAAAGTTTTGTCCAACAGACACTCactctccttcccacctccccacttttacttaggcctggtctatactcaAAAGTTACATTGGCATAAGTACATCAGGCAGAGGTGTGAAGAAACCAAGCCTGACCGGCACAGCTAGGCTGACAAAACCCCAGCGTAGACACAGCTATGTGGCTGGAAGAGCACTTCCATTGACATGGCTAGCTGGTCAGAGAGGTGGTGTTCCTATATAAGCCAACTCCTTCCAGTAACATAGGCTGTTTCTGTGTTATGGGGTGATGCTGGTATAATCTCCATAGCATGGGCATAGCCTTAGTATGTGAAGGAAAAGAAACCAGTGTAAGCTTCTACACTCGGAATAAAGAGCATCCCTTTGGGTGCTGCCCTCCACCACCGCCTGCTGTCAGGACACAACTGTGAACTATGCTCTTACTGGGTTTGTAATTAGAAAGTGAGCAGATGGCTGGGGGTTTAATGTAAAGTGATTTCTCCACTGAAATAACCTGGAGCTCCAGTGGCTTTTGCTTTGCTGAACTACACTAGCAGGGAACGGGAAAGGCAGCGGCCACCACAGCACAGTGGCTGCTGAGGCCACAATCCCACTGTGTTGCTGGAGGATGGTCCATTGAGCCTACACATAGTAATTGTCTCCCCGAGTCATAAGCAGAGCAAGATACCTGACTTCTGTGCACCTGCTTCATGAAACCAACTCCCTGGCTCCTGCCAGGGTCCCTTAATTCAGGCCTCTCCAATGAGACAGCAAGAATCCTGCCCCAATTATTGCCACCGGCAAACCCCTAATTGCAGCCAATGGCAGAGCTACTGGGAAAATCCCCCACCGAGCATGCCAGCGCTACAGGCTCAGCAGGGTCCTGCAACACCTTACTagtttaagacaggaagtgaagaaaaatCCTGTATCGAGTAGAAACTGCAGGGAGGAAAAATGGCACCATGGGATGTTTTAATGAGCACAAATGCATTATCCAAAAGAGGGAGCCTGCAGGTGGGGCACTTGCTTTGTGGGATGAGTATCCAAATCACAGTGGTTTCCtagaggtctcccatccaagcccTGATACAGGCTGGCCCTGAGCAGAAGGGCAGAGTTACACCAATTCAACTGAAGTTATGATTTTAAACCATTTAGTTAATCCAGTGCCGAAGAGCACATGGACACTTATTAGGGTTTAAAGCAGGATTCCTGCAGTTTACCTGAAGTCAATTCAGACCAtgtttaaacaaaaccaaaatgcccccccttaaactgaaataagagctTCCCACACAGGGGTTTGCCCTGCTTTAACTGACGCGGTGCTGATGCACCCGCTGACAGTCCCTCAGCCTACGAAGGCccgtcagagctgggcagagaacagTAATCCTGCTCCATGGAGGAtcctgacatttcaaaattaacCCCCCAAATTTCGAAGTCCTCCACAAGCCAGAATGACCATTTTCCACCTAGCAAGACAGGAGCCCCAGCTCCATAGCAGCATGCCGGGTTGGctgtcccagagccagggatctgGGCTGCTGTGAAGCTGGGCTGGACTCTTAGCTCTTCCAAGCTCCCTGTCAGTTTGCCAGGCAGGCAAGTGTCAGCACAAACCAAAACTTTCCATGGCCCCAGATGCAGCTGGCAGAGGCCATCTTTTCTGCACCCTCAGTAACAGGAGGCAGCGCCCCAGTAAGACGAGCTCCATAATACACTGGTTAAGGCGATTACAGCTgtcctgggagagcagcaggtgcccCCGTTAGCGGGGTCATCTTGGAGCAGGGAAGGTTATTCCAGGATTAGAAACAGGACAGCACCTCCAGGGGAACTGATCACCACCAGAGCCTGTCTACCAGTCGGAGGGCAGGACAGGGCTTCCCATTTACCTGCACTTTACAGCCTTGTTCCTGCCACATCACAGTAGGATGGGGTCAGGCTGTCAAGCAACCAGACCAACCCAAGCCAGACAATAGCAATCTGCAATGGATCTGCTAAAAACTGATGTTAACCAATGTTTGGCTAGTGCCTTTCAACTAACAACCACCAACTTTAAGTAGGCCTCACTTGGCCCTCCCTGAAATGCACCCAGCTATGGGCGGAAACACAGCACTATTTGATTCCCCACAACACCACAATATGAAGGAAGACCAGAACTGTGCCCTCCACTGAAATGACAAAGAGGATTAGAGGCTGGAGGGACCATGAATACCCAGGCCAGAGACCTCTTAACGAGCATGGCATGTCAACACCTCACTGATGAGGACACTGCAATACAGGTAATGACTTGGACTGCAGAAGGGTTGCAGAGTTGTCTCCCAAGTCTACAAACAGAAGTTTAGAACTGAGACCCCTTGGGATCCCAGGAGAGAAAGAGGCCAGCTAGCACAGCTTGGTCCTGTGGTAGAGATTTGCTTGCAAGTCGACAGTGATCCCTATGTTAAATCAAGTAAAGGTCTCTGGGTCAATGGGAATGGCTGAGTCGTCCCTGTGCAGGGAAGAAGGTTGGGGGAGTGCTATCTCCAATCAGACGAGACAGCATGCGTACGGAAAGCTATGAGAGGCACAGAGTAAAAGGAGATGCTCCTATAGCCAAGCTGGGGATTCCAGCAGCATGAAGGCGGCTGTGTGTGTCACTGGACATGCCGAAGAGATGTGGTGAAAGCTCAAATGTCACCTGCACCCTAGATATTACAAGGATCTGGTCACTAAAATCCCCAACTGCTTGGTCTGATCCCTGCACTAAGGCACGCGAGACCCACACTGACGGGGCCATGGCAGACACCACACAGTTGTACCCTGACCTGGCACACaggacttttatttatttattatcacaAAAGCACTTACTTTGCAcagccaggggcccaggcccaaTGTGGGGAAAGCCCTGAGCAATAACCCGAGGGGAGGACGAAGGCTGCACAAAGGTCCCCGAATGCTGAGAAGGGCCCCCCAGCTTACACCAGCTCCCCACCAGTGCATAAGGGAGAAGCAACCTCCAAAGGGACAAATGGACCCTTAGGCTGCTCCCCTGCTCAGATCAACGAGGGGATGGGGCAGTGTCAATACTGATAAGGGATCTGTTTGAGCGAGCTAGAAAATGGACACTCCAGTGTGTCTGAGACAGGGTCAGGGCATCTTGTTCACGCGAGGGCAATGAGATACTGGACAGAATGAGCCTGTTTAAGGCCAAACAGCATCTCACGAGGCAAGCCAATCCACCTGCAGCTCCAAAGGAGTGGAGATTCTGGCTGAGCACAGGGCTCTCAGTGAGCACAGGGACTGAGCCTCTTAGCAGCAGGAGTCGGACCCCTCTGCCAGGGacctttggggtgatggtgggggAACACAGCCCAAACCTCTCCCCATGAGACGGAGGGCACTGAATCCCCAGCTTCAATCCCCTTTCTTGTCATGAGAATATGTAAGGCTGCTCCCAGCATCCACTGACACCTTCCTCTCCCAGGCTGGTGCAAGGGAGATAAACCCCTCTCTCCCACCGGGCGCTGACCAGACTGTGCTCAGAACCTTCCCGCGGGCAGCACCAACTGCTCTGGGTCTATAATCAAGGACGTGGAGGGACCCTAGCAGTGTGATGGAGAGGGCTCGTGATTCCATCCCTGCCCTCCCAAGCAGCAGAGACACCTGAATTTCTTGAAGCCAAAGTGCAGAGAGGCAACGCCAGCATCTCACATAATCTgtatccccagctcctcagctgtctTCTGTAGGCGGTCCATGACATTCTCCTCCGGCTCCACGGCCAGGCCACCGGGCACCGCTGCCTGCTCCTCCGAAGGTGCATTGGCCATGACATAGTACACGGTCTCGTTCTCCCCATGCTCATTGGTCCTGTTCACCACACGGATGATGGGGCCGAGTGGGGCGCTGGGCTCTTGGTCTGGCGAGGCCTCAGCTCTCAGGAAGGTGCTTTGCTGAGCTGGGTCAGGGTTGGCAGCAGCATGGACCGATGGTGGCAGTGGGGCTACCTGCGATTCCATGTCATTGGCTTCCTCCAGGGAGGCCTCTGCCGGTGGCTCCAGGATGATCCCCTGCAAGTTGCCCTCACCCTCTGTCAGCACCACGCACTCCGCCGTGCCATCCAGCAACTCGCCCTGTTTCTCCCGGTCCTTCAGCAGCTGCTCAGTCAGCTCTACACTTTCATAGCGCACTAGCTGCAGCCGCATGTAGCCGTCCTCGTGTTCCTTGTACCTGCACAGGCCAAAGAGAGGGACGGTGGCAAGGGTTAGAACGGGATTGGAAGGCAGATGCCTCGTGCAGTTATCGAGGCAGGACTGACTGCTTGGAGTGCTACCCTACATGCTACCGCACCCAACACCAGGCAATCAGTGGCAGTTGCTACCCCAAAGAGGTTATTTTGCAGCACTGATATTACTATGGGGCAGACACCCCAGCACATAGCACTCAGCGTGTTAACAGGCAGTGCAGTGGGGAAGACGTTGTTAGGGAGGGTAAATCCTTTCATCCCCAGCTGTGGAAGATTACATTGGATAAGGCATCCTCAAAATGTGATCGGGCTTAGACTGGGGTGACACTCTCTCAGGTTGAGGAGAGCTGGatctggctgcagcctgagcctgctaCTTCTACAAGCATCCCAGTAGATCCAGCTGCATTTGTGTGGTTGCTGCCCAGCAGCCCTAGTCTCTGATCTGCCACTGGAGGCTGCTATCTAGGTAGCGATACGGCCCCTATAACCATAGTATCAGAGAATCTAGCACCAACATCCCACCTCCGAGTGACTGTTCCCACTGAGCCTGCTTGCcagtcccccactgccccctgtggcttgAGAGAGCTAGTGAGCTTTGCACATAGGAGAGGCTGCAGGTCCAGTACCTGAAGCGAGGATGGCCCGAGGGCCACTTGAACTGGTGTTTCTTCCTTAGGTGCACAGTGAGGTTGTTCCCACGCGTGAAACACTTGTCACAGATGTGGCACTTGTACCGGGGTTCCGAGTCACCCTGGGGAGAGAGCGGGAAGAAAGGAAGGATCTAAGTGCCATGGGATTCAAATCCAAGCTGCCTCGTGGGAAGCCAGGCTTTCCAACAGGAACACACACCCGACAAGTTTTATAGCAAGTCATTATGGCAAAGGAGTGGGAGATTAGTAACATTTCTGATGGGCTTGGCATTTCCAATCCACAGGATGGAGGGAATCTCATTACCTAGGAGATCTCGTGCCTGGGCTGCTAGTTGTTTGGGACTGCTTTGCAAAGtggccacagaatcatagaaatgtcagaTGGGAAGGGACTTCAGTAGGTTATTTAGTGCAGTCCCCTGCACCGAGGCAGGGCTAAGTACTGGAGCCGTACTTACGTCTCTAGAAATACAGGTATTAAAATGCTTGTCCCATGCCAAAGAGCAGCAGAACACATGCAGTCAGCCATGCAGGGAGGAACAGGGGGCAGGTGGACCCCCACCGGTGCTCCCAAGGGATTAGCCAGAAGGCGATACAAACGGACGGCTCATAAAATTAGCACAACTGCCAGGTTAGTGGATAGTGGTCAAGAATGGAAAACTCCTACTCAAACCCCATGAGCCATCATTTATAGCCAGGAAAAAGCAGGCAAGATGCCAAACACACCACAACGCTTAAATTACTGGGTGTGTACGCCCAGTTCTGGTTAGCGTTCTCTGCGTCtttagtgtcttcactgcaggggCCTGCTACTTGTACTGAACAGTAGGAGAGCCTTGACAAACATCTTTGCTA
The Gopherus flavomarginatus isolate rGopFla2 chromosome 13, rGopFla2.mat.asm, whole genome shotgun sequence genome window above contains:
- the LOC127033862 gene encoding sushi, von Willebrand factor type A, EGF and pentraxin domain-containing protein 1-like, encoding MLLPSLRDPACFPPPLGSGLFPWHPSEAVELCQQPLAPNDAKHVPMTCCSPFVSGVVAIPSHFQPALSPGTFLFSVNCGRPEADFNSMVYGNDWWVGSVVRYGCRPGFLLVGNPARACQSDGHWTPKPTCLRICLQGRIEINERDIDGSCSSTCTDKAHLRAFLNHGCIKISNCVTKQWSWTRWFVRCDFCECDCYVPCSSSG